agggcggggtggggagtGGGTTGCGGGGTCTGCGCTTAGAAATACAAACAAGAGAGATCCTTCAGCCAAGCAGGGCCGGCTTCACCGCTTACAGCTGCATTACCTCACTCAAGGCAAAAAAAGCTTGGCTTTTAAAGCCTCTGTCACACCGTTCACTTAAAAATGAATTAGGTAGGGCCTGCTCCTCCATTTCCAAAAAGCACAAGCTGCAGGCAGGGATTACTGGCCAGCTGTGGGGCGTCTGGCAGAcatttctccccccgcccccggctccTCTGTTCTACTAGacctgaagccccccccccccccctcaaaagatTTCACAAAATATTCTCGGCCATGTAAGTGAGTTGTGAAATGCCATTGTCAGGTTGTCGGCGGCTGGCCCCAGAAGGTAGAAGCTGCTGAGGTAAAAAGTGAAAAGCAGAAGCGGAATTTCACACCACACTGGAAAATGGGCAAATCTGTCACAATTTGACCTTGACTTGGCATTAATGttgtcatttcatttcattcatataGCGATGGCTAAGAGATAAAGAACGTGTTTTGTACctagaaagtcccagattcaatctcttaatgatcgatcgatctatctattgatcgatcgatccatcgatccatcgatctatccatcgatctatcgatctatccatcgatcgatccatccatcgatcgatcgatcgatctatctatctatctatctatctatctatctatctatctatctatctatctatctatctatctatctatctatctatctatctatctatctatctatctatctatctatctatctatctatctattgtttagatttgtagaccgccccatcccctaggggctctgggcggtgtacaacaacatcaacatatatccagcTTGCAAcgaaataaacaattattacatgtattaaaatccattataatcattaaaacagcggtcaatacaataataacaggcgtcccataacccgattaattaaaaagcctccccgaaaagagggaacggccggactcctccttaggagggtagcatagatgtaaacaaaataatGGTAAAAGTAAATgagtaaagggggtggggggcacatatcagcgactggacactccaaaggcccggcggaacagctctgtcttgcaggccctgcggaattcattaaggtcccgcagggcccggatggtaTCATGGTATCAATACATGTATCAATACAGGGTATCAATACATGTGCAGTCCCTCCAGTGGGGAATAtgttgcagggggagggagggctgaattcctctcttcctcctgcacCAAGATCCTGATCATAAGCAGGGCCCTGTACAACTGGGAAATGAGTCCTGTTGCACGTGTATTGTATGACTTCCTGAGTCACAGTCCGGTTGGAAAAGTCCAGAATCTGTAACATGTAGGTTGCCCCAAAGATATCTGCGTCCAGAAAATGTAGCTTGTAGTTTGGCCCCAAGACATCTGCATATGCTCATCATCTTTCTTcattctatgtattgttgaaggttttcatggccggattcaattggttgtgatgggttttctgggctgtgtggccgtggtctggtagatctcgttcctaacgtttcgcctacatctgtggctggcatcttcggaggtgtatcacagagagaagtctgttacacactgtctagtgagaagggaatgtttaatggggtatatatggacaatatataccccactagacacagacacagtgtgtaaccgacttctctctgtgacacacccctgaagatgccagccacagatgtaggcaaaacgttaggaacaagatctaccagaccacggccacacagtccggaaaacccaccacaaccagtttattcCATTCTGTTTCTCCCATTTGCTCGATAATATAATGCACTCTTTGCACCACTAAATCCCAGATTTGGTCCCTAGTATCTCCATTTAAAGGACCAGTGTGACTGACTTAGTATAAGAAGGCTACCTATGTTCATCTTATAAAGGGGAATCCTAAAGCTTCATCTCATACTTGTTATTTCCACTAGATAGAAGTGTCCGGTGTATGGTACAATCTAGAAATGCTTTATTGACGTGTAAGGCCCAGTTGAATAAACACCAGAGAGAGGTGCCAGTCATCAAGGTGGGTGGTGTATGTGAGGATTCTCTGAGGTTGTGCTGGAATTTAAATAGTCCTGCAGTTCCTGCAGGGAAATAACCATGCAGAGTGTCCGATGCCTGAGGGAAATAACTGTTGTAAACAAATCATTTCCTGCAGTCCCACTAACAGTATAGCTTCTCTACCAGGTGAACTTCCCCACATCCTCTGAGGGTCGGATTGGACAAGCTGTCCAAAGAACTTGGTCTCCAGCATGTTTTTAGCTGCTAAAAAGCAGCCACCCAAGTCTTTGATTTAGATCTGAGGACCACGTCACAGGAGGAGGGGAACGTAATTTTCCCTTGTAATTTCCTCAcctcaggtcgattccgcacttgcgttatcgacctaagttcgagctgcgttcgatctgtgctctgcacaaccactgggatcgacatggttttgtaccagcttcgccccatgtaacggtcaaatttccgactccagttgggaactactactttttcagggaaccacgctcaaactcagctcgattccagtaaagtgcggagtctctggtgccaggagtcccccattcagccaatcacagctgagtgtttcgggcatgcgtacagctggcctatcaaaaaatgccaccttcgtccctccattcctgtggcagttttttctataacgtgtgtggggatagatggaacatggccgtagaacagtagccaatcggaatggagcggcgaagaggcacaggatgatcccaccctccaagctgggatcaagctggttgcagtggggaacaacaatggcttcgacctaggttagtacccttctcagggaactgggtcgaacctattttactcgtgtgctgAATCGCCCTTAGATGACCTCCATCAGCTAGATTTGTCCCAGAGAGACAAGATAGCAACTTGGGAAGCATTTGAAATTGGGAAAACAGCACGAAGGTGACGGCAAAGCCCTTTTTCCCATTCCAAAGTCCTAATCTACACCGAGATTCTCCCAAGGCTGGTATTGAGCAATAAAAATGCACTAGAGACCCATATCTTTCAATGGCTTCCTCAGTTTTGCCTTGAGATACAGCCCCTTTCCCCAAAAATATCTTTACATCACGAAATAGGCTTTCTTGCGTGTGGATTCTCCTACTGCTTCCCATGTTCCAACCCTGAACAGAGATTCTCTCCCATATGGATTCTGTCTTGTGTTGTTGTCCAGAAATAAGTTACTTATTTTCTTCAGCTTTTACCACCCCATCCCCCTGGTTTTCCCAGCCAAGCAGGACTTAGGACAGCTTCCAACAGttaacatatacaatataaaaccagCGTATCACAATTTAAAACACTGACTCTCTGTCTTACATTGAGTGATTCTCCTCAAGCCAAATATAAAGGGTTCAGGGATGTGAAGAAAGCATTATGGGGGgagagttcccacagaactcaccccccaaatgcttccaACCCATTATGTTTGGCTGAACCCAGGTTAGaggaaagtcactaaattagcgacttttcccctttaacccaggttttggacacttcctgcttgcctgtgcagactacggcaagcaggaaacgttctatttccccctctcccatccaccattatggtggattctctaggcagccgccattttgtgtcgGTAAGGCAGGGGGATTCTCGGATGCATGgtttgcagggaaacacagcattttcTGTGCGTACTATGCCACATCCTTACACCTGTCATAGGAGTGGTAATTAGGGAGACAACCAACGACCAAGTACTTGCAAGCCCAAAAAGTCGAAGGAAAAGCCATAGGAAGGGAAAAACGGGtggagaagaaaagggggaaggaaataaGAGTAAAGTCTAGGAGGGGGTTGAGAATAGGTGgagacaaaagggggggggggttctcttcaTTCTTATCATTCCCCTCACCACCCCACCCCTGGTAAGAGGatggtttctccctctgtctctgtaTTCTCTAGCTTTGAAATACAGCTTTTCCCCTGAAGTCCTCTATAGGTCTAGCATCTATAGCTTTTTCTATACCATGATTAAAATGTGACAGCAGACACCGGAAGCCTGACCAGTTTGCTTTGAAAGGCACCATTTGGCTACCCCCGTTCTTCAAAATGCACGTGATTGATAACCACTCACTGGCAAACCGTACCAAGTGCACATTCGAAGGGCGTGGAAGGCCAAACGGCTTCTGAAATCCAACATACACATTTTGCACGAATGGGGGAACTTTTCAGTGATTAAAAACGTTGCCGTGTTTCTTCCTGACCCTCTGCCAattttgtaagtctctttgggtTCACTCATCATTCATTTCCCCTTTGCAACAGTGGGAAACTTTAGAACTGGGGGGCatcaaatacatacacacacacacacacacacacacaccgtcaaTTGGGAACAGAAGTGCAGAAAGTGTTTCTGCTTGCACACACCCGCAGAGTTTCCGATGCCCCATCCTCAAAAACATGTTCCTTGTTCAAACAAAGTCAACCCAAtatactaataaaataaatatagctgattCTGGGAACAGGCTTTCTTTATAGCCAGAGAATTTCTGTGACTGCTGTTTCATTTAACTCAATGCCCATTCGTCTGATACAAACAGTCTTTGAAAAGAAGTAACAATACAAACAAGGAGGAAACAGgatgggattttttcccctctacttaaaaaaaagagttaTTATACAAAAAAGCAAATGAATATTCAAGTGGTAAATTCGAATCCTAACCTGTGCAAATAGGTATGTTTTAGCATCTGCAGCTCAAAGGCCAGGTTTGAAAGTGAATTGggatctggttgttgtgggttttctgggctgggctggccacggccacacagcccaataaccccacaacaaccagttgaatccggccatgaaagccttcgacaatacattgaatgggAATCTGTTGAGCTGCCTATCAAAAAGAATTGCTGAGTGACAGAATCCCTGTTCCTAGTCTTGCCACCTGCTAGCAATAATTCCCCATAGAAAAGCCAATGttgtacagtggttagagcagggggtcttcaaactatggccctccagatgttcaggaactacaattcccatcagccctgctacttggccatgctggcagaggctgatgggaattgtagttcctgaacatctggagggccatagtttgaagacctctgggttagagtgtcagactggggtCTGGAAGGTCCAAGATGAAACCCCTCCTTTGCTAtcgaagcttgctgagtgaccttagttGGTCAGTCACACATGCTGACCTACCTCAtcgggttgttgtgaggataagcaGTGAGGCCAGGACAACAGTGTGAGCTGCTTTCAGTCCACATTgagaagaaaggcaagatatgcaaatgaagtcaataaataagtaGATGACTGAACAGAAGAATTCTTGTATTTGCCTTGAATTTCAACAGTTGTGATGCTCATGCCATTTTTAACCAGACTTTTTGAAAAATGAGCAACAGGATGTCATCATCTTTGGCCACTTGATTGTTTCTTCTTTTACTTTTTGACATTCCCAACTCTGCTAACTTGACCAATTCCCTATATCCTTCTTATGGACAGGTTTGTGATTCCGATACAATGCTCGATCCAGCATCATCGGTGGAAATGGTGAAAGTGTTGGAAGAAGACCCAATGGTTGGTGGTGTTGGAGGAGACGTGCAGGTGAATATAACGTTTAGAATATATCTGCTGTTACACTTGGTTTTATTTAGAATATAACTGCTGTTACACTTCAGTTACAAATTCCTAAGAGCACTTTATGTTGGTCGTGCCAACTACTTTGTACACTCAAGTGCAACAAAATGGCAGGATTTAGGCATGGCTGCTACGTCTCCTAGCTTAGTGGAAGACTTCTCTCTGAaatccctcttcctctgctgccACTCCCTGGCATAGCAGGAGGAAAACGAGGGGGCAGGGGGTTGCTAGTGCCAAcacatgctgatgtcacttccggcaCAACCTGGAACTGATTCCATTGTGTTGGGGTGATGCTCTGATATTAAACTAATTTATAACGTCTAAACACATTAATAGTATTATAAACACATTCTTATTCAATACATTGAATTACGctggaatcaagttcattcaCAAATCCCGCAAACGGGGGGCCATTCTGACTATTGAAGTGTTGCTTCTACTCATGAATGGCTTCCTCTCGCTTGAAGGAGCCCGTTTGTGAATGAACTTGATTCCCAGCTGGTAATTCAATGTCATTGAATAATGAATGTGTTTATAATACTATTAATGTGTTTAGACTTGCTATTCATGTTATGCAAATCAGTTTTGTTTGTACTTTACACTGTTTGGGAAGTGCAGTGTTTTTCTGGAGATAGCTCATCCAGTTTAtgtgctttccttttctccaccctcgcctttcattttctttccctgATATTTAAACTAACCATAGagtggtcgaaggctttcacgcggCGGAATcgcttgggcgctgtgtggtttcgggctgtatggccgtgttctagcagcattctctcctgacgtttcgcctgcatctgtggctggcatcttcagaggattctgaagatgccagccacagatgcaggcgaaacgtcaggagagaatgctgccagaacacggccatacagcccggaaaccacacagcacctaaccATAGAGTGTTTGGTGAGTGTTAGAATGTTGCCCCAATGCAATGACATTACTTCTCAGTTGTAACAGAAGTGACACGAGCATTATTATTAGcaaaccaccccccaccccccatcctggtAAGTCTCCCGTGCTCGCGTGCTCTGGCAAAATGGGGAGGTTGCAGGCCGGGCCcagccttatataggctgcccGGCCCACCTCCCCTCTGATGTCAGGGCACCCAGCGTCACTGCTTGGCGCCCTCGAACAGAAAACCTCGCAAGCAAATGGGAGCTCGCGAGGCGACtgggggaaggcagcagccaccgaggaggctgtcccttccccaacagcagtggcggccgcggtaagtcgcAGCTGCTCTTTTCCCCATTCACTTGCAtaccatgcaggcagcgattagaTCCCACaaaaaacaatccaggttgcttttgcgcaGTTGCACGGGAGACCCTtttctctgtttaaaaatttcctgcaacgcTTGCATAGCTAGGCAGGcgtgcagaaatgaacccccaccgCCATGGCGATCGTCTCACAATATGCAGATGCAGCCTGCAAAAAATATAAAGTGGCCTCCCTGCAGGAGGAAGACGACAGCAGGTGAATTCTCCCTGACCACGGAAAGTGCAGCGGAAGGGAATGAAATTATGCATCTCCTGCCTAGCCATTTTCACTTTGATAGTTTCAATAAACTGTGGTTTTGCATTGTGATTGAACCAGTTTATCTTCCCTTTATTTATCAAAAATTCCTAATTCTTTTTGtattcttctcccctcccactgAAGTCACATGGCCTAGTTTCTCTTGCAAATCATGTGCTATCCCATATAAGGAACTATCAGACTGATTCCCCACCGGCGCTCTGGCGCACGGCGGGACCAGAAGGGCtgcggggcaagaaatcttgtcccaacatgcttcctctttgcagcgtGCCAGGAGAGGAGGCATGTTGGGGTAAAAGGCTTGTCCTGATGCATTTCCTCTTTGTGGCACACCGAGAGGAGGCGCATCAGGGCTAAATTTcttgatgcacttcctcttgtcCCATGTGTGCTTCTCACCTCCCacggggaaagtgagagcacttctggcacgaCTTTTCCCACCAGAGCAAGGAGAGGGCGGCAaacagcctgcagtgggtaatcggcctcaGTGTGGCATAGGTCACAAGTACCCAACAGTGAAGTGCCGTTTCTGCTCAGCCTTAAAAGTGTGCGGCCAACCTGACGTTAATTTAGTCGGAGCAGAAAGCTTTGCACAGGAAGTGCCTTCATTGACTTACAAATCATTGCTGAAGAGATCAGGTTACTCAAGGCTCCGTaaacaaaccaaaacagaaaTCATCCAGATAGTTGAGAAGGTTTCAGCCTGAAATGCAATATCGGAGGCACGGTTGACTGTGGAAagatgcatattttaaaatctattctGCCTTTTGATATCTGCTGAAAATATTGCAGTCTAGGTGTCTATAAAACATTTCCCTGTGAAGAAGTTTGCAAAATTTGAGGCTTCCAAATGAAGGAGCATTTCCATCTGTTGGAGATCTACATACAATGGGGATACCAGTTCCCATACACGTCCTGGGGATTCCCAGCATTATGGCTCATCTTTAGACTGCAGCGATtcattcccctggaaaaaaatcaatgtttgtAGGGTGGACTTAGTGGCACTGTAACCCTGTCCTCAACCCCGAAATCTCCAAGTGTTTCCCAGCATGAATCTGACAACCCTATTTCCCTAgctcccactggtggccagggactACTAACAAccctctggcccaccaattactacactgtctcagattcaaggaaatcagatccaagtatgtgaatcttactcctttacatttacccaatctccccgatttaattagattacactacttgttggacaatcctgatctttCTCtcagtatgatagtggcagactttctcctggaaattactaaaagccagtagatttatttatttatttatttttctttctttctttataattaattttatataccgcccctcccttgaagggctctgggcagtgaacaacacaataaaacaacaattacattaaaaccccattaaaacaataaattaacaaaattacattggcgtccagcataaaacttcataaacccaccctggaagaaaaTAAGATAAGAGCGCGaagggcccccataagtattaagacccagagtgtaaaaggggaagagaaggggcgGGGGAAAGGAGCgctcatcagcggccggcccccccaaaggcccagtggaacaattcggtcttacaggccctgcggaactctccaagatcccgcagggcccggatagatggtggtaaggtgttccaccaggccggggccagagctgtaaaagccctggcctggatagaggccagccgcatcatcaaggggccagggaccaccagcaaattggcctctgatgaATGTAGAGGCCGtgcatatggggtaagacagtcccgaaggtacgaaggtcccaggccgcgtaaggccttaaaggtaagcacccataccttatgaatgattcggaactcaactgggagccaatgcaagcggcacaacacaggttgaatgtgttctctgaaggcaccacctgtgagaacacgcgccgccgcatgctgaaccagtttcagcttccggagcagacgtaaggggaggcccgcgtagagcgagttacaatagtctaacctagaggtgaccgttgcatggatcacagtggcaaagtctgcctgggagaggaaaggggccaaccgccgggcttgtcaaagatggaaaaacgcagtccaggttgtgtgggccacctgggtctccattgaaagagactaatccaggtggacccccagactgcgacggaggaggccggtgccaatacagccccctcccactctggcGGCTTAAAATCCCCtacctcccccctgcggcccagccaaaggatcttcgtcttcgatggattcagttttaaccttcgacctaacatttatttcctgtattgtatatgctttttaatccgttttttattattgttgtactgttgtctatgccaataaaggcttgctctcACTAACAACCCTAACATACAACACAAtacttaaaataacatttattgtttctttaaaacaaattatGAAAAGCCAGACCACATTCAGTTTATACCTATACATTAGAAACACGTTCAGAGAAAGCTGAAGGAACAGTATGATAATCAAATAAAACCATGAAGCAGTGGGCATATCTGCATTATGGGACTTATTCCCTAGTAAATGTTTTTAGGAGGTGGCCTTAAACAGGTATAATACTGTTTTATGGCATGCTGCTGTAACGGTGCTTGTGTCTCAGTTTCCCCATTATGTTGGGTTTTTGTTGTGCAATCTGAATTGGAGTTGTACCCTGAATTGGAGTCGTATCCTACTGGATTGTACCCTACTGGAGTTGTACCCGGCTGGATTTAGAAAGCTGTTGCTCCGTCTTTGATGATaatatttgtttccttttgtttactTGAAAGCTGTCTTAAGAGCAATTTTTAGTAGAAAAGGAGGTCAGATGTTCCTCGGAATGAAGATAGGTACATAGATGAGTATTACCAGCATGACTTTGTGCGTTATACTTTTTCATAAAACCAATCTTCGATCCTTATTCTTATGAACTAATTTTAATATAACTTCCTTTCTGTTGCTGCCACTTACAGATACTGAACAAGTACGACTCGTGGATCTCCTTTCTCAGCAGCGTGAGATACTGGATGGCGTTTAACATTGAAAGAGCATGCCAGTCCTATTTCGGCTGTGTGCAGTGCATCAGCGGACCTTTGGGGATGTACAGGAACTCCTTGCTCCATGAGTTTGTAGAGGATTGGTACAATCAGGAGTTCATGGGGTCTCAGTGTAGCTTCGGAGACGACCGGCATCTCACAAACCGAGTCCTGAGCCTCGGCTATGCAACGAAATACACGGCTCGATCCAAGTGCCTTACGGAGACGCCGATAGAATATCTCAGGTGGTTGAACCAACAGACCCGCTGGAGTAAGTCCTACTTCCGAGAGTGGCTGTACAATGCTATGTGGTTCCATAAGCATCACTTGTGGATGACTTACGAGGCGGTCATCACGGGCTTCTTCCCATTTTTCCTGATTGCCACTGTAATTCAGCTTTTCTATCGAGGGAAGTTGTGGAACATCCTTCTCTTCTTGCTGACCGTTCAGCTTGTGGGTCTTATAAAGTCTTCCTTTGCCAGCTGCCTTCGAGGGAACGTGGTCATGGTGTTCATGTCCCTTTACTCAGTGTTGTACATGTCAAGTTTACTTCCGGCCAAGATGTTTGCAATAGCCACCATAAACAAGGCCGGGTGGGGCACGTCGGGCAGGAAAACCATTGTGGTCAACTTCATCGGCTTGATCCCAGTGTCCATTTGGTTTACAATCCTCTTAGGCGGGGTGATCTTCACAATCTACAAGGAATCCAAAAAGCCATTTTCTGAATCGAAACAGACCGTGTTGATCATCGGCACGATACTCTACGCGTGCTACTGGGTGATGCTCTTGACTTTGTACTTGGTGCTCATCACCAAGTGCGGCCGGAGGAAGAAAGAGCAACAGTACGACATGGTACTTGACGTATGATTCGACTACTGTTTCTTTTATCCCGCTGCCCGCGGGAGGTTTTCCGAGTGACCCGACGAACCTTCTAGCGATTGTGGCACTGAAATTAAGATCTCCTCGAAGTAAAAGGATCGCTGCTGCTGGGACTTGAACACGTGATAGATTTCATGACCAtgccaaagcaaaacaaaaaacaaaaacgagaaaaacaattaaaatgtgattgtgcctttttttttttttttggaaaatttgtTTTACATGGATTCAACCCATTGTTGTGGGTGGTCTCTGATGATGCACTTTTCTTCTGTTGTGCATACACCCAAAAGTGTTAATGTCCTATATACCTCATTGGCCATGCTCATGTGGATGGACAGGGAAGAAAGGGAGTCTCGAGCAAAGGATTTGGCAAACCCTTGCGACCTAATTTATGAACTTCTCATTctgtgatatttttttttctaggaaGGTTGTATGCGTGTGTGCTTGTGCGCGAGTGTGTTTGTCTGCGTTTATGCATTAGGCTGCCAAATGTAATTCCAAAGTCAAATTTTATGAGGTTTTGCTGTCTAAGTTGTATTTTTataattgtaattattttgtctttgtttactttttacaccattttttttaaaaaatctcatattttatattttatatttctgccaaaaaaaaaaagtacacatCTCCATCCCCCTGCCACTCTTTACATTTTCTTCTATTTTCTAAATAGGCATTGAAGAACTCCTAACTTTTCCAAACTAAAGAAACAAACCCCCGTCAACCCCACAATGTGAACATGGATGCtgatttgttgttattattattattttctcacaatgcaaaagaataaaatgtCTTCTGTACTTTTCAGCTGATGAATGGTTATTTCTGTGAAAGTATTTAAAATGTGCGCTTTTGGTTTCAGTTTGTATTTGAAAAATATCCAATGCCATTGTTAACTTTCAGAGACAAACCCTGTTATGTGTATAAACAGCACAACCCCCCCAATAGTTTTCATACACTGACtttggccccttttgcacaggcagaacgcactttcaatccactttcacaagtgtttgcaagtagatgttgatattccacacagcttccaagtgcattgtaagtggattgaaagtgcattattccgcatgtgcagaagagacctTTGTCAAAGTGAACGGGAAACAGTGTGTAGGTGTTTGCGCTTAGTTCCCAGACTTGTCAGTGCTCAGGAGAACGTCTATGAGGAATATGCCCATAAAGGCCAAAGGGATAATTACGTGCAATCCTCCCCAACCCTCCCTGAAATTTGGTAGGAGAGAGCATAAATTTTGGCAGACACTGCGCAGCTGAGGAGTAAACATAGGCCTTAATAGCCATTATATTAAGAACCTGAGTGTTTTCCGTTTTTATTGAAGAGTCGTCCAGTATTCATCTTTCTTC
The window above is part of the Sphaerodactylus townsendi isolate TG3544 linkage group LG09, MPM_Stown_v2.3, whole genome shotgun sequence genome. Proteins encoded here:
- the HAS2 gene encoding hyaluronan synthase 2, whose translation is MHCERFICILRILGTTLFGVSLLLGISAAYIVGYQFIQTDNYYFSFGLYGAILASHLIIQSLFAFLEHRKMKRSLETPIKLNKTVALCIAAYQEDPDYLRKCLLSVKRLTYPGIKVIMVIDGNSEDDVYMMDIFSEIMGRDRSATYIWRNNFHHKGPEETDESHRDSMQHVTQLVLSNKSVCIMQKWGGKREVMYTAFKALGRSVDYVQVCDSDTMLDPASSVEMVKVLEEDPMVGGVGGDVQILNKYDSWISFLSSVRYWMAFNIERACQSYFGCVQCISGPLGMYRNSLLHEFVEDWYNQEFMGSQCSFGDDRHLTNRVLSLGYATKYTARSKCLTETPIEYLRWLNQQTRWSKSYFREWLYNAMWFHKHHLWMTYEAVITGFFPFFLIATVIQLFYRGKLWNILLFLLTVQLVGLIKSSFASCLRGNVVMVFMSLYSVLYMSSLLPAKMFAIATINKAGWGTSGRKTIVVNFIGLIPVSIWFTILLGGVIFTIYKESKKPFSESKQTVLIIGTILYACYWVMLLTLYLVLITKCGRRKKEQQYDMVLDV